One segment of Streptomyces sp. TG1A-8 DNA contains the following:
- a CDS encoding helix-turn-helix domain-containing protein: MQQAFTRPIPKSAGAQMRYLVKQLKGTRAVADALGVSQRTVERYAKDRIRRPRADLAARLADAVRTRWQPRIREQARRQTATSTGLIVDTRARFGFTAAPGTTDDARIRHLTIALPPHHTARLFDAQGAGATEQQLRAIAAEGLGEMYFRDGGRRAHGLEVEFTDVEHLEFDL; encoded by the coding sequence GTGCAGCAGGCGTTCACCCGCCCGATCCCGAAGTCCGCGGGCGCGCAGATGCGTTACCTGGTCAAGCAGCTCAAGGGCACCCGCGCGGTCGCCGACGCACTCGGCGTCTCCCAGCGCACCGTCGAGCGCTATGCGAAGGACCGGATCCGCCGGCCCCGCGCCGACCTCGCCGCCCGCCTGGCCGACGCCGTCCGCACCCGCTGGCAACCCCGCATCCGCGAACAAGCCCGACGCCAGACCGCCACCAGCACCGGCCTCATCGTCGACACCCGCGCCCGCTTCGGCTTCACCGCCGCACCCGGCACCACCGACGACGCCCGCATCCGCCACCTCACCATCGCCCTGCCACCCCACCACACCGCCCGCCTCTTCGACGCCCAGGGCGCCGGCGCCACCGAACAGCAACTGCGCGCCATCGCCGCCGAAGGCCTCGGCGAGATGTACTTCCGCGACGGCGGCCGCCGCGCCCACGGCCTGGAGGTGGAGTTCACCGACGTCGAACACCTGGAGTTCGACCTGTAG
- a CDS encoding zinc-binding dehydrogenase, translating into MQRVRFHEYGGPEVLRVEDAEAPKPGPGELLVRTEAIGVTLPSVRKVRGEDGRTPLPGVLGGEVAGTVIGLGPDVTDFEVGDRITSLTFSGGSYSELAIAPGFMASRIPDGASAVQAVALVRSGHVAFAALATARPLASESVLITGAASGVGHLAVQLAKLQGIGRVVAAVSSNTKAEFLRGLGADEIVTYGSEHWGKPVDVVLDGVGGDLLPRAISTLAPGGRLVFFNSGGGTVPAFDLLAGSKTITGLTMARFANTQRELYDQHGEELWKLTMSGQLQPVVHAQIPLADAARAHEIIEARANLGKVVLLP; encoded by the coding sequence ATGCAGCGCGTCCGTTTCCATGAGTACGGCGGTCCGGAAGTGCTCCGCGTCGAAGACGCGGAGGCTCCCAAGCCCGGCCCTGGGGAACTGCTGGTTCGCACGGAAGCCATCGGCGTGACCCTTCCCTCCGTACGCAAGGTGCGCGGAGAAGACGGCAGGACGCCGCTACCGGGAGTCCTTGGAGGCGAGGTCGCCGGAACGGTGATCGGACTCGGCCCGGACGTGACGGATTTCGAAGTCGGCGACCGCATCACGTCGCTCACTTTCAGCGGCGGTTCCTACTCCGAACTGGCAATCGCCCCCGGTTTCATGGCGAGCCGCATACCGGACGGAGCGAGCGCCGTCCAAGCCGTCGCGCTGGTGCGCAGCGGACACGTCGCCTTCGCCGCCCTCGCCACGGCCCGCCCCCTTGCGAGCGAGTCGGTCCTGATCACGGGCGCCGCGAGCGGAGTGGGACATCTCGCGGTCCAACTGGCCAAGCTTCAGGGCATTGGACGGGTCGTCGCGGCCGTGAGCTCGAACACCAAGGCGGAGTTCCTCCGCGGTCTCGGCGCCGACGAGATCGTGACCTACGGCAGCGAGCACTGGGGGAAGCCGGTCGACGTCGTCCTGGACGGAGTCGGCGGAGATCTACTCCCACGCGCCATCTCCACCCTTGCACCCGGCGGGCGACTCGTCTTCTTCAACTCGGGCGGCGGCACCGTTCCCGCCTTCGACCTCCTGGCAGGATCGAAAACCATCACCGGGCTCACCATGGCGAGGTTTGCCAACACTCAGCGCGAACTCTATGACCAGCATGGCGAGGAGCTGTGGAAGCTGACCATGTCCGGACAGTTGCAGCCGGTCGTCCACGCCCAAATTCCGCTGGCTGATGCGGCACGAGCGCACGAGATCATCGAAGCCCGTGCCAACCTCGGCAAGGTCGTCCTGCTGCCCTGA
- a CDS encoding MarR family winged helix-turn-helix transcriptional regulator, which translates to MPETTRAPARIRSLPSWLLGRAAARGHRLVAEALAQVGMRMMHHAVLSAVAELGPVSQAELGRSLSIDPKDMVAILNDLQNDGLVARAPDVKDRRKNAISLSPSGKRRLLQTEKLGREANDELTAALTPAERTQLMGLLSRIVQQEEPRAGTAPGGE; encoded by the coding sequence ATGCCCGAGACCACCCGCGCTCCCGCCCGTATTCGCTCCCTCCCCAGCTGGCTCCTGGGTCGTGCCGCAGCTCGGGGGCACCGGCTCGTCGCCGAGGCCCTCGCCCAGGTGGGCATGCGGATGATGCACCATGCCGTCCTGTCGGCCGTCGCCGAACTGGGTCCCGTATCGCAGGCCGAGCTGGGCCGCAGCCTGAGTATCGATCCCAAGGACATGGTCGCGATCCTCAACGACCTCCAGAACGACGGCCTCGTGGCCCGTGCGCCGGACGTCAAGGACCGTCGCAAGAACGCCATCTCCCTTTCGCCGAGCGGAAAACGTCGCCTGCTTCAGACGGAGAAACTGGGCCGTGAGGCGAACGATGAGCTGACCGCCGCCTTGACGCCTGCCGAGCGGACCCAGCTCATGGGTCTCCTCTCGCGGATTGTCCAGCAGGAAGAGCCCCGTGCTGGGACCGCCCCAGGGGGCGAGTAG
- a CDS encoding LysR family transcriptional regulator has protein sequence MPYPTVTEAARALGVHQSTPVTQINRLEKDLGQSLIERAERGRRTRPTRFGRSVAAAVPQSDFGT, from the coding sequence CTGCCCTACCCCACTGTCACTGAAGCCGCCCGCGCCCTTGGCGTTCATCAGTCGACACCGGTGACCCAGATCAACCGCCTGGAGAAAGACCTGGGGCAGTCCCTGATCGAGCGCGCCGAACGCGGCCGCAGAACGCGGCCGACCCGGTTCGGCAGGAGCGTTGCCGCAGCCGTGCCACAGTCCGACTTCGGAACATGA
- a CDS encoding alcohol dehydrogenase catalytic domain-containing protein: protein MRAAVLTQFGAPLTVREVPDPEAGGGEVVVEVLAASVAPYAAEVFGGKRNYPLVPPVVPGVGGVGRIIHVGPDATRLRVGDLVWCDSTVRSRDDALTPDITLQGWSSRGEGGARLARYLHDGSFAELMRVPTENVFPLPTVAGDDPARWAALTVHAISYGGLLAGGLEAGETLLVSGATGNLGSSAVAVALAMGAGRVVAPGRNQAALDLLADRFGPRLRPVPLTGDETTDRAAMYAAADGPIDMVIDLLPPSAPSSVSRAAAMTVREYGRVVLMGGVGMLGGDDLALPYPWIMRNSITVRGQWMYPRSANVGIIRLLASGTLDLAPERVRSFGLEAVNDAITYAAAHGGPFDRTSLTPWAG, encoded by the coding sequence GTGCGAGCAGCAGTTCTGACGCAGTTCGGCGCCCCGCTCACGGTGCGGGAGGTACCCGACCCCGAGGCCGGGGGTGGTGAGGTGGTGGTCGAGGTCCTCGCCGCCAGCGTGGCGCCGTACGCGGCCGAGGTCTTCGGCGGCAAGCGGAACTACCCCCTTGTCCCTCCTGTCGTGCCCGGTGTCGGCGGCGTGGGGCGGATCATCCACGTCGGCCCGGACGCCACCCGGCTGCGCGTCGGCGACCTGGTGTGGTGCGACTCGACGGTGCGCTCGCGGGACGACGCCCTGACGCCCGACATCACGCTCCAGGGCTGGAGTTCGCGCGGCGAGGGCGGCGCGCGGCTCGCCCGGTACCTGCACGACGGTTCGTTCGCCGAGCTCATGCGGGTCCCGACGGAGAACGTCTTCCCGCTGCCCACCGTGGCAGGGGACGATCCGGCCCGCTGGGCCGCACTCACCGTGCACGCCATCTCCTACGGCGGGCTGCTCGCAGGCGGGCTGGAAGCCGGCGAGACGCTGCTCGTCAGCGGGGCCACCGGCAATCTCGGCAGCAGCGCGGTCGCGGTCGCGCTCGCGATGGGAGCGGGCCGCGTGGTCGCCCCGGGCCGCAACCAGGCCGCGCTCGACCTCCTCGCCGACCGGTTCGGTCCGCGTCTGCGCCCGGTCCCGCTGACCGGAGACGAGACCACCGACCGCGCGGCGATGTACGCGGCGGCCGACGGTCCGATCGACATGGTGATCGACTTGCTCCCGCCGAGCGCACCCAGCTCGGTGTCGCGCGCGGCGGCCATGACCGTCCGCGAGTACGGCCGCGTCGTCCTCATGGGCGGCGTCGGCATGCTCGGTGGCGACGACCTCGCACTCCCGTACCCATGGATCATGCGCAACTCGATCACCGTGCGCGGGCAGTGGATGTACCCGCGCTCAGCCAATGTCGGCATCATCCGGCTCCTCGCTTCGGGCACCCTGGATCTCGCCCCCGAACGAGTCCGGTCGTTCGGCCTCGAGGCCGTCAACGACGCCATCACGTACGCCGCCGCGCACGGTGGCCCGTTCGACCGCACCAGCCTCACCCCATGGGCTGGCTGA
- a CDS encoding LysR family transcriptional regulator encodes MDISSTGLRVLRQIAESGSFTAAAARLGYTQSAVSRQAAALERSVGTTLFERRPDGVRLTPSGLTLLRHAHTVLASLAAVERELTGTVPRTELVRLGVFLSAGAAILPVALAHLAAADPQITVITSEGTTPTLIRALRAGSLDLAVLTSRPPHRPFDGDSPRLHVETVADTELVVAVPSTGKFAGRTTVHIDELVDAAWIATPSSSSEPLLGVWPGLPGRPRVIHSARDWLTKLQLVAGGFGVTTVPSRLSPVLPPGVSLLRVDCAPPEIRRVLVARLPGHPAPAITAVTRAITSTA; translated from the coding sequence ATGGACATCTCCAGCACGGGACTGCGGGTCCTGCGGCAGATCGCTGAGTCCGGCAGCTTCACCGCGGCAGCTGCCCGACTCGGCTACACGCAGTCGGCCGTCTCACGCCAGGCCGCAGCCCTCGAACGCAGCGTGGGCACCACCCTGTTCGAACGCCGCCCAGACGGGGTACGGCTCACCCCCTCCGGCTTGACCCTGCTGCGGCACGCCCACACGGTCCTGGCCTCGCTCGCAGCGGTCGAGCGTGAGCTCACCGGCACCGTCCCGCGGACCGAACTGGTGCGGCTCGGGGTGTTCCTGAGCGCGGGCGCGGCGATCCTGCCCGTCGCACTCGCACACCTCGCGGCGGCCGACCCGCAAATCACGGTCATCACTAGCGAGGGCACCACGCCCACTCTGATCCGGGCGCTGCGCGCGGGCTCGCTCGACCTCGCCGTGCTGACGTCCCGTCCACCCCACCGGCCCTTCGACGGCGACTCGCCGCGCCTGCACGTCGAAACCGTCGCGGACACCGAACTGGTCGTGGCGGTGCCGTCGACCGGGAAGTTCGCCGGACGCACCACGGTGCACATCGACGAGCTGGTCGACGCCGCGTGGATCGCCACCCCGTCATCGAGCTCCGAGCCGCTGCTCGGCGTCTGGCCCGGCCTGCCCGGACGGCCTCGCGTCATCCACTCCGCGCGCGACTGGCTGACGAAGCTCCAGCTGGTTGCCGGCGGCTTCGGTGTGACGACGGTGCCGTCCCGGCTCTCACCGGTGCTGCCGCCTGGGGTGAGCCTGCTGCGCGTCGACTGCGCACCCCCCGAGATCCGCCGGGTGCTCGTGGCGCGCCTCCCCGGCCACCCCGCCCCGGCGATCACGGCCGTCACCCGAGCGATCACTTCGACCGCCTGA
- a CDS encoding IS5 family transposase (programmed frameshift) translates to MIWGCEVARPKPWEVDDELWAVIEPPLPKVERRARHPGRKRHPDRLVFQGILFVLHTGISWEHLPQELGFGSGMTCWRRLAEWTGAGVWPRLHEVLLAKLRSANALDFSRAAVDGPHPRAKGGPKTGRSPVDRGRTGSKHHLITDATGIPLAATLTGGNRNDVTQLIPLLEAIPPVRGKRGRPRRRPDVVLGDRGYDHDKYRRLVRDLGVKPLIARRGTEHGSGLGTQRWVVERAFAHLHWFRRLRIRWEIRDDIHEAFLTLGCALICWRRLTSLR, encoded by the exons ATGATCTGGGGGTGCGAAGTGGCACGGCCGAAGCCGTGGGAAGTCGATGACGAGCTGTGGGCGGTGATCGAACCGCCGCTGCCCAAGGTCGAGCGTCGGGCCCGGCACCCAGGGCGCAAGCGGCATCCGGACCGGCTGGTGTTCCAGGGCATCCTGTTCGTCCTGCACACCGGGATCTCCTGGGAACACCTGCCGCAGGAACTCGGCTTCGGCTCGGGCATGACCTGCTGGCGACGCCTGGCCGAGTGGACCGGGGCCGGCGTGTGGCCCCGACTGCACGAGGTCCTCCTTGCCAAGCTCCGCAGCGCGAACGCCCTGGACTTCTCCCGAGCGGCCGTCGACGGC CCACATCCGCGCGCTAAAGGGGGTCCCAAGACCGGACGAAGCCCTGTTGACCGGGGCAGAACCGGCAGCAAGCACCACCTGATCACCGACGCCACCGGCATCCCGCTCGCCGCCACGCTGACCGGCGGCAACCGCAACGACGTCACCCAGCTGATCCCTCTGCTGGAGGCGATACCGCCGGTGCGGGGCAAGCGAGGCCGGCCCCGACGCCGCCCGGACGTGGTGCTGGGCGACCGCGGCTACGACCACGACAAGTACCGCCGGCTCGTCCGGGACCTGGGCGTGAAGCCACTGATCGCCCGACGCGGCACCGAACACGGCTCCGGACTCGGCACCCAACGCTGGGTCGTGGAACGCGCATTCGCCCACCTGCACTGGTTCCGCCGTCTGCGGATCCGCTGGGAGATCCGCGACGACATCCACGAAGCCTTCCTCACCCTCGGATGCGCGCTCATCTGCTGGAGGCGCCTGACGTCATTGCGATAG
- a CDS encoding SDR family NAD(P)-dependent oxidoreductase, which produces MDLKLDGKRALVTGGSRGLGYAVATELAREGAQVALLARDADAVETSAGRLRAAGYDAIGVVADTTQDRQVESAVAAVTHRFGGVDILVNGAAKAAGGPATGFLTLDDDDLRFEMETKVLGYLRCARAVAPQMIERGWGRIINIGGLALRRTGSVFSSVRNVAVAAMTKNLADELGPVGVNVTVVHPWVTQTEGVQTMIRDGAAARGVTEAEIAEELAAGVSVGRLIQPSEVAHVVTFLASPLSVAINGEAVAAGGGLSGPIFY; this is translated from the coding sequence GTGGACTTGAAGCTTGATGGCAAGAGGGCGCTCGTAACCGGGGGAAGCCGGGGGCTGGGGTACGCAGTCGCCACAGAACTCGCCCGTGAGGGAGCACAGGTCGCGCTTCTCGCCCGGGACGCCGACGCCGTCGAGACCTCGGCGGGTCGGCTGCGCGCCGCGGGGTACGACGCCATCGGCGTCGTGGCGGACACGACTCAGGACCGGCAGGTCGAGTCGGCGGTAGCGGCAGTCACGCATCGATTCGGGGGCGTGGACATCCTCGTGAACGGAGCGGCCAAGGCGGCTGGAGGCCCGGCGACAGGTTTCCTGACCCTCGACGACGACGACCTCCGCTTCGAGATGGAGACGAAGGTCCTGGGCTATCTGCGCTGCGCGCGAGCCGTCGCGCCCCAGATGATCGAGCGCGGCTGGGGCCGGATAATCAACATCGGCGGGCTTGCGCTGCGGCGCACAGGATCCGTTTTCAGCTCCGTGCGTAACGTCGCTGTCGCCGCGATGACCAAGAACCTGGCGGACGAACTCGGCCCGGTGGGAGTCAACGTAACGGTTGTCCACCCCTGGGTGACGCAGACCGAGGGCGTGCAAACCATGATCCGCGACGGCGCGGCCGCACGTGGGGTGACCGAGGCCGAGATCGCCGAGGAACTCGCCGCCGGTGTGAGCGTCGGCCGCCTCATCCAACCGTCCGAGGTCGCGCACGTGGTCACCTTTTTGGCCTCGCCTCTGAGCGTTGCGATCAACGGGGAGGCCGTCGCTGCCGGCGGCGGCCTGTCCGGACCGATTTTCTACTGA
- a CDS encoding MFS transporter, whose translation MTHVHTTSETPHEALTRTPRTPLGLYALALASFAVGLAEFVIAGLLPDVADDLSVSDGSAGILVTTYAVGIIVGALALTTALSRIPPKSALVQIGVVFVIGNLLCALGPNFEVVLAGRIIAGTTNGAFLGMGIVVAVSLADARNQGRAIATMLGGLTFANVLGVPLGTVLGQQFGWRVVFGVIVALAVVATLAILAVVPHVAPTPTSSLADLRHLLNRQALLAMGIATFGFGGMFGAFTYVALTLTKVSGYPTSAVPWLLVLFGIGLMIGNALGGRLVNRALDATLAGSLVGLLAVQVLLGLLAGHPVVAAISLGLMGMFGFAAAPGYQQKVMRHARAAGAIASGAPIAAVNLGNALGSWIGGLMITAGLGYTSPIWMGAVATGLALVLLAVAARTALKAAL comes from the coding sequence ATGACACATGTGCACACCACATCTGAGACACCCCACGAGGCGCTCACTCGGACCCCCAGGACGCCCCTCGGGCTGTACGCGCTCGCTCTGGCCAGTTTCGCCGTCGGCCTGGCGGAGTTCGTGATTGCCGGCCTGCTGCCGGACGTCGCCGATGATCTGTCGGTCAGTGACGGCAGCGCGGGCATTCTGGTGACGACGTACGCGGTGGGCATCATCGTGGGCGCCCTCGCCCTGACCACGGCCCTCAGCCGTATTCCGCCGAAGTCGGCCCTGGTGCAGATCGGTGTCGTCTTCGTCATCGGTAACCTCCTCTGCGCGCTAGGACCGAACTTCGAGGTCGTCCTCGCGGGGCGGATCATCGCCGGGACGACCAACGGGGCGTTCCTCGGCATGGGCATCGTCGTCGCCGTCAGCCTCGCCGACGCACGAAATCAAGGCCGGGCCATTGCCACCATGTTGGGCGGCCTGACGTTCGCGAACGTGCTCGGCGTGCCGCTTGGCACCGTGCTCGGGCAGCAGTTCGGGTGGCGGGTCGTCTTCGGCGTCATCGTGGCCCTCGCGGTCGTCGCAACCCTGGCCATCCTCGCGGTCGTCCCCCACGTGGCGCCCACGCCCACGAGCTCCCTCGCCGATCTGCGGCATCTCCTCAACCGGCAGGCTCTTTTGGCGATGGGCATCGCGACGTTCGGGTTCGGCGGCATGTTCGGCGCCTTCACCTATGTCGCGCTGACGCTCACGAAGGTCTCGGGCTACCCCACCAGCGCTGTTCCCTGGCTGCTCGTGCTCTTCGGCATCGGCCTCATGATCGGCAACGCGCTGGGCGGCCGGCTGGTCAACCGCGCCCTGGACGCCACCCTGGCAGGGTCGCTCGTGGGCCTGTTGGCCGTGCAAGTCCTCCTCGGGTTGCTCGCCGGCCATCCTGTCGTAGCGGCGATCTCGCTGGGCCTCATGGGAATGTTCGGCTTCGCCGCCGCGCCCGGCTACCAGCAGAAGGTGATGCGACACGCGCGCGCCGCCGGGGCGATCGCGTCCGGCGCCCCGATCGCGGCGGTGAACCTCGGCAACGCCCTCGGCTCGTGGATCGGCGGGCTCATGATCACGGCCGGGCTCGGCTACACCTCCCCCATCTGGATGGGCGCGGTGGCCACCGGACTCGCCCTCGTCCTCCTCGCTGTTGCCGCCCGCACCGCGCTTAAGGCGGCACTGTGA
- a CDS encoding LysR family transcriptional regulator, with amino-acid sequence MPSFRALECLVAVADTGSITQAALLLHSSQPAVSHQIASLERETGTALLRREARGVRLTAAGRVAVADARRAVEAATAAVRSARAVGKAGGGSLRIGCAQSLTVALLAPVLRDWRRRHPEVAIALRELAVMDEALGLVESDDVDVAVLPDPPSDRFQVTAVAEEEIVLAAPTGHPLAQRAALRIQDLDGAPLVHFTTDNALGAWLDQSFARAGVRPEAVMRTSVSAAAPQLAAAGLGVAVCPVSAVGAGFPGVVRPFSPRWTRQLMAVTSAGPDPLVARFIAGLRRHGVRVPRSVQTQLDEGVVVAGE; translated from the coding sequence ATGCCATCTTTTCGCGCACTGGAATGCCTCGTCGCTGTCGCGGACACCGGATCGATCACTCAGGCCGCATTGTTGCTGCACTCCTCGCAACCCGCCGTGTCCCATCAGATCGCCTCACTGGAGCGCGAGACCGGCACGGCCCTGCTGCGTCGCGAGGCACGGGGGGTCAGGCTCACCGCCGCGGGGCGGGTCGCGGTCGCGGACGCCCGGCGGGCGGTCGAGGCGGCTACCGCCGCCGTACGGTCGGCGCGGGCGGTGGGAAAAGCCGGGGGCGGGTCGCTGCGGATCGGTTGCGCGCAAAGCCTTACCGTCGCCTTGCTCGCCCCGGTGCTCCGCGACTGGCGCCGGCGCCACCCGGAAGTGGCCATCGCTCTGCGTGAGCTCGCCGTCATGGACGAGGCACTGGGACTGGTCGAGTCCGACGACGTTGACGTCGCGGTGCTGCCGGACCCCCCATCCGACCGTTTCCAGGTCACTGCCGTCGCCGAAGAGGAGATCGTGCTGGCCGCGCCCACCGGCCACCCGCTGGCCCAGCGGGCCGCACTGCGGATCCAGGACCTCGATGGCGCGCCACTCGTGCACTTCACGACGGACAACGCCCTCGGCGCATGGCTCGACCAGTCCTTCGCCCGGGCCGGGGTCCGCCCGGAGGCGGTCATGCGGACGTCCGTCTCTGCTGCGGCACCCCAACTCGCCGCCGCCGGGTTGGGCGTCGCGGTCTGTCCGGTGAGTGCGGTCGGTGCGGGCTTTCCAGGCGTGGTCCGGCCGTTCTCACCGCGGTGGACCAGACAATTGATGGCGGTGACCTCCGCCGGACCCGATCCGCTCGTCGCGCGGTTCATCGCGGGGCTGCGCCGTCACGGAGTGCGGGTTCCCCGCAGCGTACAGACGCAGCTCGACGAAGGAGTCGTGGTCGCGGGCGAGTGA
- a CDS encoding IS5 family transposase, producing MTDPSFAARPQGGGTAPCDERAVFTAVVYVLTSGCAWRHLPPTFGTSPATAHRRFTVWTEAGLWRRLHRAVLDEPGARGEVDWTSAIIDAASVQAKGGTLTGPNPVDRGKKGSKLHVLSDARGIPLAVAVSGADLHDSQAFKPLILAIPTVRSRRGPRRRRPVKARADKAYFSADHVAWLRGRGLVPRIARPGIESGERLGRHRWKIERSIA from the coding sequence TTGACAGACCCGTCGTTCGCTGCTCGTCCGCAGGGCGGCGGGACCGCTCCGTGTGATGAGAGGGCCGTGTTCACGGCCGTGGTGTACGTGCTGACCAGCGGTTGCGCCTGGCGGCATCTGCCGCCGACGTTCGGTACGTCTCCCGCGACGGCGCATCGCCGGTTCACGGTGTGGACCGAGGCGGGCCTGTGGCGCCGGCTGCACCGGGCGGTGCTGGACGAACCCGGCGCCAGGGGCGAGGTCGACTGGACCTCGGCGATCATCGACGCGGCCTCTGTCCAGGCGAAAGGGGGGACCCTGACCGGGCCGAATCCGGTCGATCGCGGCAAGAAGGGCAGCAAACTGCATGTCCTGTCCGACGCCCGGGGCATCCCGCTGGCCGTTGCGGTGTCCGGGGCGGACCTGCACGACAGCCAGGCGTTCAAGCCGCTGATCCTGGCGATACCCACCGTTCGCTCCAGGCGCGGTCCGCGCCGGCGGCGACCGGTCAAGGCACGCGCTGACAAGGCGTATTTCTCCGCCGACCACGTCGCCTGGCTCCGCGGTCGAGGCTTGGTCCCGCGGATCGCCCGCCCGGGAATCGAGTCCGGCGAGCGGCTCGGGCGGCACCGCTGGAAGATCGAACGGTCGATCGCCTGA